From the Phycisphaeraceae bacterium genome, one window contains:
- a CDS encoding sulfotransferase domain-containing protein has protein sequence MWVFSAGMPRSGSTLQFQITAELIESAGLGRRLEYARTAEFPTIRDQHHNEHQHLVFKTHHCSQDIEAQFAAGNAKAVYTFRDLRDVYASRMRMREDTFKTVWNENFLDKCLKDDAWWRSLSPVYITRYEDMINDLPREISRLATFFNIDITDDRCTEIADRYSFDKQKQRIEHQRAQHDDNFDPKMLLHGNHLTAKPGSGWSDTLTDEQAAKIELKTTDWLTQHGYPILNPSPSLTQRLRLMFTR, from the coding sequence ATGTGGGTTTTCTCCGCAGGGATGCCTCGATCAGGCTCCACCCTGCAGTTCCAGATCACCGCTGAACTCATCGAGTCCGCTGGGCTCGGTCGCAGGCTGGAGTACGCACGGACCGCCGAGTTCCCAACCATCAGAGACCAACACCACAACGAGCATCAGCACCTCGTCTTCAAAACCCACCACTGCTCCCAGGACATTGAAGCCCAGTTTGCCGCCGGCAACGCCAAAGCCGTCTACACCTTTCGTGACCTCCGAGATGTCTACGCCTCACGCATGCGCATGCGTGAAGACACCTTCAAGACCGTCTGGAACGAAAACTTCCTCGACAAATGCCTCAAAGACGACGCCTGGTGGCGATCCCTTTCCCCCGTCTACATCACCCGTTACGAAGATATGATCAATGATCTCCCCCGCGAGATCAGCCGACTCGCAACCTTCTTCAACATCGATATCACAGACGATCGTTGCACCGAGATCGCCGATCGCTACAGCTTCGATAAGCAAAAACAACGCATCGAACACCAGCGGGCCCAGCATGACGACAACTTCGACCCCAAGATGCTCCTGCACGGCAACCACCTCACCGCCAAACCCGGCTCCGGCTGGTCCGACACCCTGACCGATGAACAGGCCGCAAAGATCGAACTCAAAACCACAGACTGGCTCACCCAACACGGCTACCCCATCCTCAACCCCAGCCCCTCGCTCACCCAGCGGCTACGGCTGATGTTCACCCGATGA